The proteins below come from a single Tachysurus fulvidraco isolate hzauxx_2018 chromosome 26, HZAU_PFXX_2.0, whole genome shotgun sequence genomic window:
- the LOC113636524 gene encoding FAST kinase domain-containing protein 5, mitochondrial, producing MRMSARVLWRRAAMLRACVRSPCLSVHGAQHLCSESEYGSVEQDEKTQTLQQGTENVEGCLLVYNPSAYYQSRAESSAIQAGSERVEETSQPVPSAGFRQQNNHYMIGPSRNLSISKNAQLGFAYNKDVTDKECKSDPPKDKVSMYIKKDTRAFQRCRPEYSTMSHDVSQRPPAIQIKDGLSLLHKAALMKNIDASNVARFICELGRLEPEQAVIVRGNMRFSMLLRYSVENLENFTHLQLIEVLRAFVRLELSHHHNILELYEAEFSRRSSEMELHQLLLIADLWRCLGRSVPQYIDKLCDCVSKHFNQMGPPELVQFVYILGESRQCPSFLLQSVEGIIMRHLEDLKGEEVGAVCLGLFKTQNSLSVGALRSLVDRACVVVKEISDFGIVNVMKLLRFSHLDHLPWLELLSSEVPRRAPQMAVQGLMHIALTCSALHYHDDRVLLAVAKNLPQLPSQYRSKDAAKLLWAFGNLGIIPSQCPSLHPRLTQALRDRESEFRSYPEHLLTALLGLAFVGQFPHDLLSLALSPEFTTHVTGLIDLKKDLFTLDGTVAIELPGWTGPRMNPLVRVEVTKQLWDFAQSELCQKKEVLEAEAVLQELLGGKLFVHKRMILPHMRSIDLEVHMDPSGNPLPVAAENYQSQYNPEKESLWPLNWKEMQTGVTLTDDLMVQLTSGKKTAMSATLSHQQPVLCPVEASTKRESILSVGVDLTDDLLHAITKQQEHSSIPGHATPVSSVARLAVQVTSRNHYCYRTQRLTGLYVMKRRQLALSGYTIVEVPHWEWIPLLRRSLAERLAYMHCKIFSSFDSRKRK from the coding sequence ATGAGGATGTCTGCACGGGTGCTGTGGCGTCGTGCGGCTatgctgcgtgcgtgcgtccgATCGCCGTGTTTGTCAGTGCACGGAGCTCAGCACCTCTGTTCAGAGAGCGAATATGGAAGCGTAGAGCAGGACGAAAAGACGCAAACATTGCAACAGGGCACAGAAAATGTTGAGGGGTGCTTGTTGGTATACAATCCCTCTGCTTACTACCAGTCCAGAGCAGAGAGTTCTGCCATCCAGGCAGGTTCTGAGAGAGTAGAGGAAACCTCTCAGCCTGTCCCAAGTGCTGGGTTCAGACAACAAAATAATCACTATATGATCGGTCCCTCGCGCAATTTATCAATCTCAAAAAATGCCCAGCTTGGTTTTGCTTATAATAAGGACGTCACTGACAAAGAGTGTAAATCTGATCCTCCTAAAGATAAGGTCTCCATGTATATAAAAAAGGACACACGTGCCTTTCAGAGATGTAGGCCTGAGTACAGCACGATGTCCCATGACGTGTCTCAGCGTCCACCTGCTATTCAGATCAAAGACGGCTTGTCACTGCTTCATAAAGCTGCCTTGATGAAAAATATTGATGCCTCAAATGTAGCTCGTTTCATTTGTGAACTTGGCCGCTTGGAACCTGAACAGGCTGTGATAGTCCGAGGCAACATGCGGTTCTCCATGCTGCTACGCTACAGtgtggagaacctggagaacTTCACACATCTGCAGCTGATTGAGGTTTTGCGTGCCTTCGTGAGACTGGAATTGTCTCACCACCACAACATACTGGAATTATACGAAGCTGAATTTAGTCGCCGGTCCAGTGAAATGGAGCTGCATCAGCTACTGCTCATAGCTGACCTGTGGCGATGCCTCGGACGCTCAGTCCCACAGTACATAGACAAATTGTGTGACTGCGTAAGCAAGCATTTTAATCAGATGGGTCCACCAGAGCTGGTCCAGTTTGTGTATATACTGGGTGAAAGCCGACAATGTCCTTCATTTCTTCTTCAGTCTGTAGAAGGCATTATAATGCGCCATCTAGAAGACCTGAAGGGTGAAGAAGTGGGTGCTGTTTGCTTGGGTTTGTTTAAAACTCAGAATTCGCTCTCAGTGGGAGCTCTCCGCAGCCTTGTGGACCGAGCGTGTGTTGTAGTTAAAGAAATTAGTGACTTTGGTATTGTGAATGTGATGAAATTATTGCGATTCAGCCACCTGGACCACCTCCCCTGGTTGGAGTTACTCAGCTCTGAAGTGCCTCGTCGCGCACCACAGATGGCTGTCCAGGGCTTAATGCACATTGCTTTGACCTGCTCTGCACTGCACTACCATGATGACCGTGTTCTCCTTGCTGTAGCAAAAAACTTACCCCAATTACCATCTCAATACAGGAGCAAGGATGCAGCTAAGCTTCTGTGGGCATTTGGTAACCTGGGCATCATTCCTAGCCAGTGCCCCAGCCTTCACCCTCGACTCACACAAGCCCTGCGAGACAGAGAATCTGAATTCCGCAGCTACCCTGAACACCTCCTAACAGCCCTGCTTGGCTTGGCATTTGTAGGTCAGTTCCCTCATGACTTGCTGAGTTTGGCTTTAAGCCCTGAATTCACAACCCATGTCACAGGATTGATTGATCTGAAGAAGGATCTCTTCACTCTAGATGGAACAGTGGCGATTGAGCTGCCTGGTTGGACTGGGCCACGGATGAACCCCTTAGTCCGGGTGGAGGTGACTAAACAGCTGTGGGATTTTGCCCAGTCTGAACTGTGTCAGAAAAAAGAGGTTCTTGAGGCAGAGGCTGTTCTACAGGAGCTGTTGGGAGGAAAGTTATTTGTGCACAAGCGAATGATCCTACCACATATGCGCTCTATTGACCTTGAAGTGCACATGGATCCCAGTGGAAATCCTTTGCCTGTAGCAGCTGAGAACTATCAAAGCCAATATAATCCAGAAAAGGAATCCCTTTGGCCTCTGAATTGGAAAGAAATGCAAACAGGAGTAACCCTGACAGATGATCTGATGGTGCAGTTGACAAGTGGCAAAAAAACGGCCATGTCAGCGACACTGTCCCACCAGCAACCAGTTCTGTGTCCTGTGGAGGCTTCTACTAAAAGAGAAAGCATTCTGAGTGTGGGAGTTGACCTGACTGATGATCTCCTACATGCTATTACTAAACAGCAGGAGCATTCTTCCATTCCTGGCCATGCTACCCCCGTGTCTTCTGTTGCTCGGCTTGCAGTTCAGGTGACCAGTAGAAACCATTATTGTTATAGGACACAACGGTTAACAGGTCTGTATGTGATGAAAAGGAGGCAGTTAGCTTTGTCAGGGTATACAATTGTGGAGGTGCCACATTGGGAATGGATACCACTTCTTCGACGCTCCCTTGCTGAGAGACTCGCTTACATGCACTGCAAAATTTTTAGTAGTTTTGACTCCCgaaaaaggaaatga
- the rnf185 gene encoding E3 ubiquitin-protein ligase RNF185 isoform X1 has product MASASPHPSQPQPPPQPQSQSSSTSAPDSTGTGSNTQTQGETGSQDSTFECNICLDTSKDAVISLCGHLFCWPCLHQWLETRPNRQVCPVCKAGISRDKVIPLYGRGSTGQQDPRERTPPRPQGQRPEPENRGGFQGFGFGDGGFQMSFGIGAFPFGIFATAFNINDGRPPPAAPGTPQHMDEQFLSRLFLFVALVIMFWLLIA; this is encoded by the exons ATGGCCAGTGCCTCGCCTCATCCCTCTCAGCCTCAGCCTCCACCTCAGCCTCAGAGTCAGTCATCAAGCACTTCAGCCCCAGACAGCACAGGGACCGGCTCCAACACCCAGACCCAGGGAGAGACCGGCAGCCAGGACAGCACATTTGAGTGTAATATCTGCTTGGACACTTCCAAGGACGCAGTAATAAGCTTATGTGGTCATCTCTTTTG CTGGCCCTGCTTGCATCAG TGGTTGGAAACGAGGCCAAACAGACAGGTGTGTCCGGTATGTAAAGCTGGCATCAGCAGAGATAAGGTGATCCCACTGTACGGACGAGGCAGCACGGGTCAGCAGGATCCCAG AGAaagaactcctcccagaccacAAGGACAAAGACCGGAGCCTGAAAATCGAGGC GGGTTCCAAGGATTCGGGTTTGGAGATGGCGGCTTCCAGATGTCCTTCGGTATTGGAGCGTTTCCTTTTGGAATATTTGCCACAGCGTTCAACATCAACGATGGACGACCACCACCAG CAGCTCCAGGAACACCGCAGCACATGGATGAGCAGTTCCTGTCCCGCCTCTTTCTGTTTGTGGCACTCGTCATAATGTTTTGGCTTCTTATCGCATAA
- the rnf185 gene encoding E3 ubiquitin-protein ligase RNF185 isoform X2: MASASPHPSQPQPPPQPQSQSSSTSAPDSTGTGSNTQTQGETGSQDSTFECNICLDTSKDAVISLCGHLFCWPCLHQWLETRPNRQVCPVCKAGISRDKVIPLYGRGSTGQQDPRERTPPRPQGQRPEPENRGGFQGFGFGDGGFQMSFGIGAFPFGIFATAFNINDGRPPPAPGTPQHMDEQFLSRLFLFVALVIMFWLLIA, encoded by the exons ATGGCCAGTGCCTCGCCTCATCCCTCTCAGCCTCAGCCTCCACCTCAGCCTCAGAGTCAGTCATCAAGCACTTCAGCCCCAGACAGCACAGGGACCGGCTCCAACACCCAGACCCAGGGAGAGACCGGCAGCCAGGACAGCACATTTGAGTGTAATATCTGCTTGGACACTTCCAAGGACGCAGTAATAAGCTTATGTGGTCATCTCTTTTG CTGGCCCTGCTTGCATCAG TGGTTGGAAACGAGGCCAAACAGACAGGTGTGTCCGGTATGTAAAGCTGGCATCAGCAGAGATAAGGTGATCCCACTGTACGGACGAGGCAGCACGGGTCAGCAGGATCCCAG AGAaagaactcctcccagaccacAAGGACAAAGACCGGAGCCTGAAAATCGAGGC GGGTTCCAAGGATTCGGGTTTGGAGATGGCGGCTTCCAGATGTCCTTCGGTATTGGAGCGTTTCCTTTTGGAATATTTGCCACAGCGTTCAACATCAACGATGGACGACCACCACCAG CTCCAGGAACACCGCAGCACATGGATGAGCAGTTCCTGTCCCGCCTCTTTCTGTTTGTGGCACTCGTCATAATGTTTTGGCTTCTTATCGCATAA